Within the Nerophis ophidion isolate RoL-2023_Sa linkage group LG01, RoL_Noph_v1.0, whole genome shotgun sequence genome, the region TTTGGGAGGTGCATGATGGCCCGCAGGTGCAGATGGAGTTATTTCAGCGTGCAGGAAGTTGCTGGTGACGAAACTATCAAGTTCAGGGTGGTTCATGTCTGTGTAAAAACGGCGGAGCAACGCTAGTCTCTGTGTTGAGTCGCTTGTGAGGATCTCGGTGGCGAACTGAGGGGCTGAGGGAAAATTGAACTTGGACGCCATCTCCTGCAGCTGCTGCCTacgcaagcacgcacacacacacacacacacacacacacacacacacacacacacacacacacacacacacacacacacacacacacacacacacacacacacacacacacacacgcgcataaATAAGGGAGGTTTTCAAATCTGGTGAAGTATTCAACACTACTCCCAGTGTTTTTCAGAAGAAAAGCCACAAGTTCAATGCTATTATTAATAAGTGGGTACATCACAAGATGAATATTTCTCCATAGTGTGTATTTTGAGGTACGTCTTCATAAAACTTTGCTACAGAAACACGCCAACACCACAGACGGAGCTGCCGTGTTGGTTACTAGCACTTGCGGCTTTAACTggaaaaacaataaattaaagaAACGGCGGTAAAACCCCAATGTGGATTGGAACAATTAAACGGATGGGTTATTACAAGGGGGATCAATATGGCTGGTATGTGTTTTCACACCCTGCAGAGATACCGCCTTCCTCCACCTGGGGAATGATATCACAACCAAAGAAGGTGCGAGTGTGTTTATGAGTGTGTTTTTCTGAGGAGTGTACATTGACGTCCGTGTTAGGAAGTATGTGCACATCCGCAGTGAAATCCCTGGGGGCCATTTCTTTTCCCTTCTCAATGCGGTTGCAGTGTGTGGGGAAAAGTCCTGCACCATCGGGTCTCAACACAACTCTGTAATGTTTGGCACGATGCTGGGAAATGGGTGGTGGTGGTGTGAGCTCAGAGGTGGTCTCTGTGTGAACACATGCCATTGCTGGGTTCCAGGTGGGGGCGCTAAACATTTAATCTGCGGTCAGTTTTGGCCTACTTCCCTACACTGCCAGGAATCTCTCCGCCTTTCCTCCACTTGCTTGGTACACATCGTTTTTTTCTCTCCCACCACACTTTCCACTTTTCATTTCATCACATTTCTTTCTTATGTGTCTCTTATTCTCATACGCTCTTGCAGTACCTGCGCACGGCCACAGGGGTCTCCCCCAAGATGAAGGTAGTATGTCCGGTGTGCTGTATGTTCTTTTTGGTGAAGGTAACTGGGTGGGCCTCATGAAGATGCTGCGGTGGAGGGAGGAGGGCCTGGTGGTTTGGTGGGCTAGCCGGCAAACTTTCCTGGTACGTCAAATAAAgatcaacaattaaaaaaacgaGAGGCAATATTAGTTTTGTTATGCTTCAGTTGGATGCTCTATCTGTTACCAGATCACCTCAGAGGGGGTGAGACATTCATTAGCAGGGAGTTGGGAGTACATCTTGCGTTCAAACACGTCTCTGAGGGCGGCTCTGCTGATCAGCTCCTCGGCTTTGCTCCCGCCCACCACATGCTGGTTCGAGTGGGTGTACGCCACTTCCTCAACCCCACCTTCAATGAAGAATATACCGTAAGTCACAAAACTACTATGCGGCATAGCTCCCTAGGAGAGGGGTTCATGCTCTGCTTTCACAATGTCCCTGTACGTTTTATTTCCCCTTCAATAAACCACAGCTCCTCAGTGCCAGCGGCACTCATGCACCCCAGACGCCTTACTTGCCTGTAGGCTAGATGCAATTAACTAGTAAAGACGAACGATATATTGCGATATATAATACAGCTTCCTGCAATAGCAatacactgtatatatcagtgtggggggcgtggcctgtggacctgcagcgaaacggggtgtgccaggaccggcttcgggatcagcgacaggtgcggagatggcccacctgggcacgtttatctaatcacctgtcgctctgttaaaggcagcagtcgggaaggagaaagGGGTGGTAGATGGTGGATGACGAGCACAAGCCGAGCGAGAGAGAGACTGGCAAGAACATGACGGAGAAGCACACCAAGgacaatttattgaaaaataaatcattgttaaaAACCATGAATGCAGCTGTCATGTCCGAGGTTGGTGGTCAAAAGAACCAGaggtgcaagacctccacaaTCAGTATATATTATTTAGTATGTAAATGACAAGATAAGGATTTTCACACAGGTTATGGGGGCTTCTAATTTGGCTTCTGGCGTATGTGGTAACATATTGCTTGTGATAATTGATCCACTTGCTATTTTACTGttcatatctggttactttccgTTATAACatagttctatctacacttctgctaaaatgtaataagcactctttcttcttttgtttggatactttacatacattttgggtgataccacataTTTGGGTACTGATTCAATATCAAGTTAGTTAGTTCGTTACAGGGGCAGCATTAGTCATatggatgctaatgctaacaattttCAAAATCATTGAGTTATCAAAATTTTGATTACAATTCTAATCAGACAAAACCAAAAGATGGTGGTGGTGCAATATCAATTGTATATATTTAAATCATTATTttatgtcatattttcagctGTAATTTAAATCATTTGGTCTTTACCCATAAAATCCTCGtatgtccagggacttatttcttAAGGTttattgataataaaaaatatcgctCTAACCACTGTAGTAATCTTACCCAAGACAGTGTCAATGGTTCCTGTGATTGCCGgtgatgtttgttttttcagaTTAGTGAATATGACACCGTTAGACACGGCCACTTGTCTCTTGGTGCTTGCTGCAGATCCGAGCCCATCCTTTGAGGGCCCCGCTTTGGCTTCATCCGTAGGTGTAGGTGTGGAGTGACGTCCTCCGGTGTGCTCCTCATCTGAAGAGGTGAAGGTCTCAATGTCTTCACTGAACCTTGTCACTCTGGTCTTGTCCCTCATGCTGGAACGTCTCTTCCTGTTGTATCCTACTCTACCTTGCCCTTTGTCTTCACCTCTGCCCAAAGCATCCCTCTTGGACCTTGTCACCATCTCGATCTCCAAATCGTCCGACTCATCGGAATACTCGTCAAAGTGGTGTGATTTGGGTGGGACAGGTGTTTTATGTTTCTTTATGACTAACGAGGAGCTTCTATCACCCTCTTCAAAGTTTGTCTGACATGATTTGAGTTTAGGAGGACATTTTTGATCCCCTATATTGGAATTCCTATTACTGCTAGAGTCTGAACTGTCCTTCTCTTCACCACCTGAACTACTGTCTCCTTCACTTGACTCCGGCACTGCTTTGAGCCTTTGGAGCAGCGTGGAGAACCCCTGCTGAAGGAGACTGGTTGGACCCGGACCAGCAGAGGGATCCCGGCTCCGTGTGCCATCCACTCCGCCAAGACCTCcctgctcctcctcttcctcatcaCTCCCGCTACTAAAGTCTAGCACCCCTCTGGGGATCTTGGATGCATCCATGCTCTCCTTGGATGCATCTCCAGAGTCCTGTAATCACaaatacagtatactgtatagaAACGAGTATGTTGGCATGAAAAAAGTAGGAAGCAATGAAAAACAACCTATGAGAACATTGCCGGTGTGTAATAGAAAACAGATGTTCATGTAGCAAATCATAACAGGCCTGAATGTGACACAGGCTCCCATTATGATGTAATACGAGGAACCAACAGGGTCATAACATGTCCAGAAGCTATAAACATTTGGACCTCATTGGGACCACCAACCATGATCCAAATGTTAGTACTCCTTTATGAAGGAGAGCTGGGATGAGAGTTTATATCAAATAATGTATGCACACATCTTGCTGTTACAGTCTGCTTGCATCGGGACCAGATTCGGTAGAGTggagatgtaaaaaaaaagaaattgcgGTGTGTAGAAGTGTACACCCAATTTGTAACACACATTACCACCACCTACAGGACTAGAGTGAAACAGAATGCTGTTACAGTCTGCTTGCATCGGGACCAGATTCGGTAGAGtggagatgtaaaaaaaaaaaagaaatcgctgtgtgtagaagtgtacACCCAAATTGTAACACACATTACCACCACATACAGGACTAGAGTGAAACAGAAGAAAAGGCCtgacttttttaaaacaaataaataaggcAGCCACTTTTAGGACTAGAGAGACCACTTTAGTCAAAATTAGGCTCGAAGTCAAAGATAATGTTATCAGATGCGTGACTAACACAAGAAGGCCCCCATATGAGGTATTTTTTGCATGGGAATGGGAGCTTTAAGCACAGCCACTGGGGATGTGTGAGCGAAGGGATGGGAAAGATGAGCGCCCTGCGTTTCAGATCCCTGAGAAAGTGAAAAGCGACTCACGCTAACTTTGTGCGTCTCTTCTATCTCCACGCTTGTGTGTGTGCTGGTTGTCATGACGCCCGCCTCCACTTGTCCTTCTCTCTGACATGAGGAGAAACACACGTTTGTTAACATTTTTCTCACCTATTGAACAAATGACAGGCGGCTATTATCTGTACACCACTGCAAACGACACAATAATTAACCCATACCTATTCTCGGTTCCCTATCGCTGCCCCCAAACATTTGCAGATTATTTTATTTGCTTCAACTTGTATAATAATTTATATTTTCTAACATAACTTAAGAAAAGTGGGGTTTGATGGCAGTATCTGCAAAGGAAAAAAAGGTAGAACAGCTATGAATCCAGCAGTCGGCACTGTCTCACAATCCAATCCACTCAATATTTTCCAGCACAGAAGATGCTTTGACAAAACTTTGTGTTCAGGAATGTCCAATATTATCGAAAACTTTCCCCAAAATATTTTGCTATCAGTATGTCCAAACATTCCACCTATTTTCTTgggattaaaaaaatacagtttgcAATATGAATCCAAAGCACAACATAAAAATGTACAGCTCTACAAATCGTATAGCTGTCAGCATTATcgtatatatttacatttctGAAATTATTCGAAAACTAACCTGCCTTACTTGTTTGATGGTTGattatgttatgttacttactttTTTCATTAATATTGTGTTGAAGCAAAATGTTAAACGGGTGTAGGCCTACAGCACGTAACTTGCACATAACTTACATTGCAGTATTCTTCATATTTTGCTCAGTGTTTATTTGTGAAATGTATCCAGTggtttaaaggggtcatatgatttttttttcacatttaaaaaaCTTCATTGTGCTGCACATtctatgtaatggtggttatttggtccaAATGTTCTTTTACAGACCATGTTTTCTTCAAGCAGCTTTATCTCTTCGGGACAtggtcagccatgttgtagtttttagcgctttcatatccagtttactgacagataaaagttaaaactgtatgctacttttttttattagaaataGCATCTTCAgaggatttttgcatttattCATTCGTGCATATACGAGCAAGTCTACCCTAcagcaagaagatagagaaaaagaaggaacttattgacaacAACTTTGGACTACAACTGATCAAAAATGGCGGATTCACGCAACGCCAGAAAGCCTAAAGCCCTCTACTTTATATCAAATTCATATggattagatcagtggttctcaaatggggggtacgcgtaccccagagggtacttgaaggtatgacaaggggtatctgagatttttttttttttaaatattctaaaaatagcaacaattcaaaaatcctttatgaatatatttattgaataatacctcaacaaaatatgaatgtaagttcattaactgggaaatgaaatacaacaatgcaatattcagtgttgacagctaaatttttattgatgttaaagatttctttttttgtgaagaaatgtttagaatagagttgatgaatccagatggactcTATAACGATCCctaaaaagggcactttaagttgatgattacttctatgtggagaaatcttgatttataattcaatcattcaatcaatcaatgtttacttatatagccctaaatcactagtgtctcaaagggctgcacaaaccaccacgacatcctcggtaggcccacataagggcaaggaaaactcacacccagtgggacatcggtgacaataatgagccagtgggacgtcggtgacaatgatgactatgagaaccttggagaagaggaaagcaatggatgtcgagcgggtctaacatgatagtgtgaaagttcgatccataatggatccaacacagtcgcgagagtccagtccaaagcggatccaacacagcagcgagagtcccgttcacagatgagccagcaggaaaccatcccaagcggaggcggatcagcagcgcagagatgtccccagccgatacacaggcaagcagtacatggccaccggatcggaccggaccccctccacaaaggagagtgggacatagaagaaaaagaaaagaaacggcagatcaactggtctaaaaagggagtctatttaaaggctagagtatacaaatgagttttaaggtgagacttaaatgcttctactgaggtggcatctcgaactgttaccgggagggcattccagagtactggagcccgaaatgaaaaagctctatagcccgcagactttttttgggctttgggaatcactaataagccggagtcctttgaacgcagatttcttgctaattgaatcacttgtgtatttttcaacaagtttttagttattttatatctttttttccaaatagttcaacaaagaccactacaaatgagcaatattttgcacagttataaaatttaataaatcagaaactgatgacatagtgctgtattttacttctttatctatttttcaaccaaaaatgctttgctctgattagggggtacttgaattaaaaaaatgttcacagggggtacatcactgaaaaaagtttgagaaccactggattagataactaaggcaaaatatgtcactaaagtctcaaattccaaacgtCTCATTTGATTCAAGTTTGAAAGGCTTGAGGCAGGTCTCcaaggctgttcaccttggagacctgctgcggatatgggtatgGGCCTGGCGTACGATTTACACcctctcccccggattttcaattCAAGTttgaaagaaggcaagattgttttataaatatctccggcATGCCTCCattgttttatttaacatttttgggactAATGGGGATcttaaatacacaaaaacaggtgccaAAAAGGTTACAAACATTGACTTTGCATAAAAGGACCCTTTTAAAATGGATTCCAAATAGTTGCAACAACACAGTAACCAGatcaacaaaaaacaataagACAACATTTGAACAAAAACTCCACATAAAAACTCTACATAAAGAAACAGTATTGTAATACCATCCATTaaaataataaagaagaaaaagaaaagaaaaaaacacactttAGTGTAGTATCTCTTCAAACTTGTTTTTACAACCCCTTCCTTATTTGACTTATTTAATTCGTGAGGCAACCTCTCCACTAGGAAGCATCCCTGTGCAACACAGGTTTTGCAGGAGATCTTGGAATGTAACCCCCAGGAATTTTGAGATTTACTTCATCATTGAATTAATacatctttaaaaatgttatagttGTGCTAGATTGTAAGTTCtgtttattaattatatattttttgtagatataatgtatttttttgtcttcATAATACGTTTTACTCATATTTCATCCCTTATTCTTATTCATggtttttactatttgtacacgtTTTACCAATTTTACTTTCCAGCGTTCCTCGGAGGAGCTCTCTGCATCAGGAATTATAttgtggacggcgtggcgcagtggaagagtggccgtgcgcaacccgagggaccctggttcaatccccacctagtaccaacctcgtcacgtccgttgtgtcctgagcaagacacttcacccttgctcctgatgggtgctggttagcgccttgcatggcagctccctctatcagtgtgtgaatgtgtgtgtgaatgggtaaatgtggaagttgtgtcaaagcgctttgagtaccttgaaggtagaaaagcgctatacaaatacaacccatttatattggCCATGGCTGTAAGGGCGCTTTGTGTCAGCGTCCAGTGATAGTGTTTCTTCTCTCGGCTCATCTATGCattgatctgtgtgtgtgtgtgtgagtgtgtgtgtgcgtgtgtgtgtgtgtgtgtgtgtgcgcgtgcgtgcgtgttctggcaatgcttacttattgGGGACGTCAGTCTGTTTACAAAGTCACTTTAGGACAAATTTgtttataatacaaaaaaaaatatgtaatagtAGAGTTAACAATTTGCAGATGTCCATCcagcaatccattttctaccgcttgtccctttcggggtcgcagacggtgctggagcctatctcagctgtattcaggtggaaggcggtgtacaccctggaccagtcgccgtctcatcgtagggccaacacagatagacagacgacattcacacactagggccaatttagtgttgccaatcaacctatccccaggtgcatgtttttggaggtgggaggaagccggagtacccagaaagaacccacgcagtcacggagagaacatgcaaactccacatggaaagatcccgagctcgggattgaactcaggaccttcaaattgtgaggcacatgcacaaacccctgttccactgtgctgccctttgCAGATGTCAAtcacaataatataaataaataaataaataatagagtAAAGCAGTTGACAGTAACATTGTTCAATACTACAGAATATAAAATAAAccttgcaataataataatataggatGTAATAGAAATAAATAGTAACGAACAACAGGAGTGAATTTGACTAAAGCATTGCAACACTTCACAGGTTTTTACATTTTAGGGCTGTAACGGTACTGTAGATACCGCTGTATTACAGTTTCAAAATCGTCTCAATAATACCATGGCGcgtgacggtatcaaacaaaaacttggtgagTGTTGTTTGGGGTCTGAAAATAAATTAGATCTCACTGAATTCTCTGGGCAGCGCGGAGCGGCAATGTTAGGGCGTGGAGAAAGCGAGAGTAAGCGGGTGAGGTGAAGTTTGTTGCGCTTTGTAGTCGATAAgaggaatattttcaaaaatattttttagtaatgttgctaacaaacaaacTAACCATGTCAAAATCATAACCTATGTGGCGGGAGTGATAGTGCGTGCCACGTTCGTCTCGAGTGTTCCAAGCCAAAACAGACTTGGTCAATTCGCACCGTGCCAAGGTAAAGCACCCGCTGCACTACCATTACCCGGAAAAGATGAAGCCAGCAAAGCTAAACGTCAATTTTTGAGGTATTTAAATCATTAAAAGTTAAAATGTGCGTTAACCTTCCTGAGAAACTGCtcttattattaaaaaaaaaaaatgtccagagTAGAGGACAATGCTTCTCCAAAAGTAAAAGTTGAGAGAAACAGTGGATGTCCTCGCACAATTTTTTGAACTTAAaaatacttccatccatctatttttcaccgcttattttcttttggggtcgcggggggcgctggtgcctatctcagctacaatcgggcggaaggtggcgtacaccctggacaagtcgctaactcatcgcagggccaacacagatagacaaaattcacactcacattcacacactagggccttaAAAATACTTGTTTCTCGTAATAAATTTGATTAGAACATTtaagcattatgtttgtgttaaaTTACAGAACAtatgtttatcctaaacattcatgCTGCATCATTGTACACACCATGGCATTTTAAGTAGATTGTTTTGgcatataccacaataatattgtaccatagccttaatactgtgatattgTACCTTGAGATTTTGATACAGTTACATCCCTACTCACTTTGCAACCTAATTAAGCATCTGTATCGTATCTTACCTCTAGTATCTTGCGAGTGAGGCATGTCCCTTGGGTCTGTAGCCTGAAGAGGTTTTTGATCCCAAACAGCTCCCCCTTATGGATCCCGTGGCCCTGCACAGCCTCAAAGTATCGCCGTGCGCTTTCCATACCGACGACAGAACTCTGCAATTGCTGGTACCACACAATGGAAAGCCAATGGTTTAAAATCTAAAGATAACTGTTACGTAAGTGcagatgagtgcacatcataatctTCACTTTACTTGTTTGTAGATTTGTCTGAGGTAGGTAATTTCCTCCACAGTCCCAAGTGAGATGAGTCTGAGGACGGTCACGTCTCTGCACTGGCCAATGCGATATGCTCTAAAGAGACCCAATGTTAAAATATACTGTCAGGAATATTAAAATAGCTAGACATTTAGGCTGCATTGTTAAACCTGTCAATAGCCTGGAGATCATTGGCTGGGTTCCATGTTGGGTCAAATAATATCACAACATTGGCACCAACAAAGTTAAGACCAAGTCCACCCGCCCTGGAAGGAAAGAGTCAACCTATGTCACATTCTTAAAAACAAAGAACCTGTACTGTATTATcattataatgattgtgaattagGAGACTAACATAGTGGAGACCAAGCAGAGGTTTATGTGAGGGGAACTGTTGAACTCTTTGACAATCTGGACTCGCTCCTTGGATTTGGTTGTCCCGTCCAACCTGCTGTAGTCCAGCCCCTCAGCCATACAGTAGCTCTTCAGAACATCCAGTAGCTGCCAGGCgaaaatgaaaagaaaacacGAGGAAGACTCAGAACTATACTTGCAAACTTAACATGTGAATGAATGGGAATGCAATGGCAGTTTTTACTCAAATACTGAGCAAAAATGTGTGAAATTGGAGGTTTCTTTATTACATGTAGCCGGAAACATCTGGCAAACAACTTCCAATCAAAACTGTGCAAGATTATGAAATTGTTTCGCATTTGAGTGAACAAGCAAAAACAACAGATTGCCTGATTGcaataaaaaaagtgtaaaaacgaTCACCTCAGCAGTTCATAATGTTATCATTGTGTCTCAGGTGACTACAGCACAGCACTGCACAGTCTCATTTCCCTAAAAGCTCTAATTACTTTTACTTTCAGAAAGCCCTGAAGCTTACTAACTAATCTGTGTCATGAGAGAGCCATGTCTCCAGTTTGTATTATGTCTATAAACAAGGCACGGCTGTGACAGGAGCAGCAATTAAGTCTGTCTTGTTAAAAGCGTCCACTAGCGTGCGGCTAGGACGTGAATGGGCGTTGAACGTCTAATAATGATGATGCGtgtaaacataacaaaacatcaaATTTCCAATTTCCTGTGGGACAGCTGCCCAGCCATTAAGACATGCGCTTACTGGCCaatgcattaggtacacctacagTATGTTTACACTAACCAAATATCATCCATATAACTGGAGTGCTCTGCTGCTTTTAAGGCCCTAgtgtaaaaacaatattcaaaaaaTATCTATTAAAAAAAGTTATTCAAATATCTTACCTTGGTCGACAGTGAAAAAAGAAGCACCTTGTCTTTCTTTTGCAGACAATATTTCAGCAGTTTATGCAAAACCTAAGGGGGGAAAAATTGTCTTTAACATCAAGAGAAGCTGACAAGGCCTAGGTCCTGCACTTTTACCTTCATTTTGCCACTGTACATCGGGTCAGACAAGGCCTCAAACGCTTCATCTTTGCACCGCTGCAAAAAGTCTGGAAACTTCTGGAACACTTTTTGACAAATGGCGCCCACGTACTTTTCCTATTACAACAAATGAGGCGTGTGAAGGGTGCAACCATCTGTTACTGAAATAAGGGACTTTTGTTGGTGTTCGATCGAGCAGGTCCCATTCCCTGACATGAATGTTGTTTTGTTGGCAGAATACCTTGCTGTTTAAGGACCTCAAATGGTtaagtttaaaaataaacagAGCAAGTCCTAGACAGTGGTATCTCAACTTAAAACTGTTTTAAAATCAGAGTGGTCTCTCAAGTAATTGGAATGTCTTAAATTGAAAGCAAACATTCTATTTACAAGCATCCATGCCATCAGTTGGCATAGCGAATGTCACAGTGAACACCGTAAAATGCGACCAAATTATCTGGCCTAACAGGATAGCTTTAATTTATAGCTGAAGCTGTTTTACCATCcagtaaaaggaaaaaagtgtgtgtaaagaaCAGTGGTGAGAAGTTGTGaatgatatttattgaattaaagaagaaaaacatcaaaaaatatcACTGAGCATGTCGCAGATTTTGTGAAGCAGTTGGAGCGTATCACTGCTAATCTGAAGCATACTAAAATAGAATGAGCTGATAACCTCCGCCagggatgttaaaataatatctaaacaggGGACacttaacttttatggacagaatttctaggcgcagtcaaggcgttgaggggttccggtttggtggccacgggattaggtctctgctttttgcagatgatgtagtcctgatggcttcatctggccgggatcttcagctctcactggatcggttcgcagccgagtgtgaagcgaccggaatgagaatcagcacctccaagtccgagtccatggttctcgcccggaaaagggtggagtgccatctccgggttggggaagagaccctgccccaagtggaggagttcaagtacctaggagtcttgttcacgagtgggggaagagtggatcgtgagatcgacaggcggatcggtgcggcgtcttcagtaatgcggacgttgtatcgatccgttgtggtgaagaaggagctgagccggaaggcaaagctctcaatttaccggtcgatctacgttcccatcctcacctatggtcatgagctttgggtcatgaccgaaaggataagatcacgggtacaagcggccgaaatgagtttcctccgccgggtggcggggctctcccttagagatagggtgagaagctctgccatccgggaggagctcaacgtaaagccgctgctcctccacatcgagaggagccagatgaggtggttcgggcatctggtcaggatgccacccgaacgcctccctagggaggtgtttagggcacgtccagctggtaggaggccacggggaagacccaggacacgttggaaagactatgtctcccggctggcctgggaacgcctcgggatcccccgggaagagctagacgaagtggctggagatagggaagtctgggcttccctgcttaggctgctgcccccgcgacccgacctcggataagcggaagatgatggatggatggatggatgggacacttatacattaaaatatggagaagctgcagatggtgtgtttgacagagaataCTGTGGAAGTCCACTCTAAATTAATGCAATACTAAATAAAACTACCGGTACTATAGCTGTTtgtagtaaatgataaatgggttgtacttgtatagcgcttttctaccttcaaggtactcaaagcgctttgacactacttccacatttacccactcacacacacattcacacactgatggagggagctgccatgcaaggcgctaaccggcacccatcaggagcaagggtgaagtgtcttgctcaggacacaacggacatgacgaggttggtactaggtgggaattgaaccaaggaccctcgggttgcccactctaccactgcgccaagTACATTCAATTATTGTAGTATCTTTTTTATACAATATTGCTTATCCAAAAGTTTGTTATGAAAAAGCACCACGTTTTAATGGGCAGCTTTGATTTGAAATACAAGTGTTTAGAGTTAAGACCATTGTCACAGCACCAATTAAGCTCAT harbors:
- the ercc6l2 gene encoding DNA excision repair protein ERCC-6-like 2 isoform X4; the encoded protein is MMEATSDKEAACHTSDDQAKLASTPPTDHTPARMLFTDGCYGMMEEEEIEEEDAAPLREVTTSDLNPLNREKPLFSSRVEHSGSCVPFKLCDLGEESVPYTINRYLRDYQREGIRFIYRNYIRSRGCILGDDMGLGKTVQVIGFLAAVLHKKGTWEDIENNKPHFLQSQSPSKQRKPNKVFLIVAPLSVLYNWKDELDTWGHFQYVVVHGLKKQEELARIKKGRMEIALTTYETLRLCLDQVNDIDWSAVFVDEAHKIKNPNSQITQAMKDLECQVRIGLTGTILQNNLEELWCVMDWAVPGCLGSLGHFKNKVSDPIEQGQRHSATKRALATARKTVRDLVKKIASCFLRRTKSLIKDQLPKKNDRVVYCSLTDFQRTVYQTVLDTEDVQLLLRSSEKCNCQSGYARRRCCFKTNSEGVPTKALYFTYLTILRKVASHVALLQSTAGTSKKQEKYVGAICQKVFQKFPDFLQRCKDEAFEALSDPMYSGKMKVLHKLLKYCLQKKDKVLLFSLSTKLLDVLKSYCMAEGLDYSRLDGTTKSKERVQIVKEFNSSPHINLCLVSTMAGGLGLNFVGANVVILFDPTWNPANDLQAIDRAYRIGQCRDVTVLRLISLGTVEEITYLRQIYKQQLQSSVVGMESARRYFEAVQGHGIHKGELFGIKNLFRLQTQGTCLTRKILEREGQVEAGVMTTSTHTSVEIEETHKVSDSGDASKESMDASKIPRGVLDFSSGSDEEEEEQGGLGGVDGTRSRDPSAGPGPTSLLQQGFSTLLQRLKAVPESSEGDSSSGGEEKDSSDSSSNRNSNIGDQKCPPKLKSCQTNFEEGDRSSSLVIKKHKTPVPPKSHHFDEYSDESDDLEIEMVTRSKRDALGRGEDKGQGRVGYNRKRRSSMRDKTRVTRFSEDIETFTSSDEEHTGGRHSTPTPTDEAKAGPSKDGLGSAASTKRQVAVSNGVIFTNLKKQTSPAITGTIDTVLGGVEEVAYTHSNQHVVGGSKAEELISRAALRDVFERKMYSQLPANECLTPSEESLPASPPNHQALLPPPQHLHEAHPVTFTKKNIQHTGHTTFILGETPVAVRSSCRRWRPSSIFPQPLSSPPRSSQATQHRD